A genomic region of Xanthomonas fragariae contains the following coding sequences:
- a CDS encoding DUF4870 domain-containing protein, which yields MSGVEPHAVPQPICTSTPSEERTLALVAHLLGILTSFIGALVIWLISKDASPSKPFATDQAKEALNFQITVIIAYVAALILTIVSFGILFFMPTLVWIANLALCILAAAKANNGDYYRYPFTLRLIK from the coding sequence ATGAGCGGAGTCGAACCACACGCCGTACCGCAGCCGATCTGCACCAGCACGCCGTCGGAGGAGCGCACCCTGGCGCTTGTCGCGCATCTGCTCGGCATCCTGACCTCTTTCATCGGTGCATTGGTGATCTGGCTGATCAGCAAGGACGCCAGCCCGTCTAAGCCGTTCGCCACCGATCAGGCCAAGGAAGCACTGAATTTCCAGATCACCGTGATCATCGCCTACGTCGCAGCGCTGATCCTGACCATCGTCTCGTTCGGCATTCTGTTCTTCATGCCGACGCTGGTCTGGATCGCCAATCTGGCGCTCTGCATCCTGGCCGCGGCCAAGGCCAACAACGGCGACTATTATCGTTATCCATTCACGCTGCGCCTGATCAAGTAA
- a CDS encoding polyprenyl synthetase family protein, with the protein MSSALFEHWIARTELRLEACLPSATRAPQRLHAAMRHAVLGSGKRMRPLLVYASGALFGADEDRLETPAVAVELIHAYSLVHDDLPAMDDDALRRGQPTVHIAFDEATAILAGDALQTRAFELLAGASASAELRVGWLQSLATAAGAAGMCGGQALDIDATGQVQSLSDLERMHALKTGALIRAAVRMGALTGGAAPADQQRLDNFADALGLAFQVRDDILDVESSSAQLGKTAGKDAAHSKSTYPALLGMEGAKAKLAELATRMHQVLQPYGPPGDTLARLGRFAVDRVR; encoded by the coding sequence GTGAGTTCGGCGCTGTTCGAGCACTGGATCGCTCGCACCGAACTTCGCCTGGAGGCCTGTCTGCCGAGCGCGACACGCGCGCCGCAACGCCTACACGCAGCGATGCGACACGCGGTGCTGGGCAGCGGCAAACGCATGCGGCCGCTGCTGGTGTACGCAAGCGGTGCGTTGTTCGGTGCCGACGAAGACAGATTGGAGACGCCTGCCGTCGCAGTGGAGCTCATCCACGCCTACTCGCTGGTGCACGACGACCTGCCGGCAATGGACGACGACGCGCTGCGGCGCGGCCAGCCTACCGTGCATATCGCCTTCGACGAAGCCACGGCAATTCTGGCCGGCGATGCGTTGCAGACGCGCGCCTTCGAACTGTTGGCCGGCGCCTCGGCCAGTGCCGAGCTGCGTGTCGGCTGGCTGCAGAGTCTGGCGACCGCTGCCGGCGCTGCCGGCATGTGCGGCGGCCAAGCACTGGATATCGACGCGACCGGGCAGGTGCAGTCGCTCAGCGATCTTGAACGCATGCACGCGCTCAAGACCGGCGCCTTGATCCGTGCTGCGGTGCGCATGGGCGCACTGACCGGCGGCGCCGCGCCTGCCGACCAGCAACGTCTGGACAACTTTGCCGATGCGCTGGGCCTGGCCTTTCAAGTGCGCGACGACATTCTGGATGTGGAATCGAGCTCGGCGCAGTTGGGCAAGACCGCCGGCAAGGACGCGGCGCACTCCAAGTCCACCTACCCTGCCCTGCTCGGAATGGAAGGCGCCAAGGCCAAATTGGCCGAACTGGCGACACGCATGCACCAGGTGCTGCAGCCTTACGGGCCACCAGGCGACACGCTGGCCAGGCTGGGGCGCTTCGCGGTGGACCGCGTGCGCTAA
- a CDS encoding exodeoxyribonuclease VII small subunit gives MAKKSLNETSPVARFEQSLEELEQLVQKMEVGDLSLEQSLTAYERGIGLYRDCQQALEQAQLRVRLLTDPARPKLAEAFEPPSLDS, from the coding sequence ATGGCCAAGAAGTCCTTGAACGAAACGTCCCCGGTTGCCCGCTTCGAACAGTCGTTGGAAGAACTCGAGCAACTGGTGCAAAAGATGGAAGTCGGCGACCTGAGCCTGGAGCAATCGCTCACGGCCTACGAACGCGGCATCGGCTTGTACCGCGATTGTCAGCAGGCGCTGGAGCAAGCCCAATTGCGCGTGCGCTTGCTGACCGACCCCGCCCGTCCCAAGCTTGCCGAGGCCTTCGAACCGCCATCGCTGGACAGCTGA
- the tilS gene encoding tRNA lysidine(34) synthetase TilS: MTALSLPATPPGPVLIAFSGGIDSGVLLHLLATTPRYCDTGLRALHVHHGLHADADAWAAHCLRACDALQIPLQIVRVQVARDSGLGLEAAARNARHAACAQALAPGEWLALAHHRDDQAETFLLRALRASGPDGLAAMRAQRPFANGMLWRPLLANGRADVLAYALAHGLQWIEDPSNADTRHDRNFLRNQVMPLLHQRWPQAADALARSAQLSADASDLLLHDDLALLPRMRTASGALDLQLLRGQPAARRPRLLRAWVSAGHAPPLPAHGIAALEQEIDNHAPDRQARFAWQQVEVRRWRQCLYLHRPSATWPSDWQAHWDGEHPLQLPDGAQLQLHGPPGLRFAQPLRVRARQGGERITLPQRAHSHQLKHLLQALDLPPWQRQRLPVLWADKHVLAAGDRIISASLNDWLQANAAYLRWRDDATAN, encoded by the coding sequence ATGACTGCACTGTCGTTACCCGCGACACCGCCCGGACCGGTGCTGATTGCCTTCAGCGGCGGTATCGATTCGGGCGTGTTGCTGCATTTGCTGGCGACGACGCCACGCTATTGCGATACCGGGCTGCGCGCGCTGCACGTGCATCACGGGCTGCATGCCGATGCCGACGCGTGGGCCGCCCATTGCCTGCGTGCATGTGATGCGCTGCAGATTCCCTTGCAGATCGTCCGTGTGCAGGTCGCACGCGACAGCGGTCTTGGCCTGGAAGCGGCGGCACGCAACGCGCGCCATGCAGCGTGCGCGCAAGCACTGGCACCAGGCGAATGGCTCGCGCTGGCGCACCACCGCGACGATCAGGCCGAAACGTTTTTGCTGCGCGCGTTGCGTGCCTCCGGCCCGGATGGATTAGCGGCGATGCGCGCGCAGCGCCCGTTCGCCAACGGAATGCTGTGGCGTCCGTTACTGGCGAACGGTCGCGCCGACGTGCTCGCTTATGCGCTGGCGCACGGGCTGCAATGGATCGAAGACCCCAGCAATGCCGATACACGCCACGACCGCAATTTCCTGCGCAACCAAGTGATGCCTTTGTTGCATCAACGCTGGCCGCAGGCTGCCGATGCGTTGGCGCGCAGTGCACAGTTGAGCGCCGATGCCAGCGATCTGCTGCTGCACGACGATCTCGCACTTCTGCCCAGAATGCGGACCGCAAGCGGTGCGCTGGATCTGCAACTGCTGCGTGGGCAGCCAGCGGCACGTCGGCCGCGTTTGCTGCGTGCTTGGGTTAGCGCAGGTCATGCACCGCCCCTGCCTGCGCATGGCATCGCTGCGTTGGAACAGGAAATCGACAACCACGCACCGGATCGGCAAGCCCGCTTCGCCTGGCAACAGGTAGAAGTGCGTCGCTGGCGTCAGTGCCTGTATCTGCATCGCCCATCCGCGACCTGGCCGTCGGACTGGCAAGCGCATTGGGACGGCGAACATCCTCTGCAGCTGCCAGACGGCGCGCAGCTGCAATTGCATGGCCCACCCGGCCTGCGTTTCGCACAACCGCTGCGTGTGCGTGCGCGCCAAGGCGGCGAACGCATCACGTTGCCGCAGCGCGCGCATTCGCATCAACTCAAGCATCTGCTGCAAGCGCTGGATCTGCCACCGTGGCAACGCCAGCGGCTGCCCGTCTTGTGGGCCGACAAGCATGTGCTAGCAGCCGGCGATCGCATCATTTCGGCGAGCTTGAACGACTGGTTGCAAGCCAACGCCGCCTATCTGCGATGGCGCGACGACGCCACTGCGAATTGA
- a CDS encoding alkaline phosphatase → MPMRYRLPALVALTTLCVVACASTARTSASAPASVRVEVPQVTHPAGETPQWWYRSSASRAAGNGAMAGRARNVILFLGDGMSLTTVAAARILDGQRKGGPGEENLLSWEQFPATAFSKTYNTDSQTPDSAGTMTAITTGVKSHMGAIGVSSGNRSDCADSLGKGLLSWLQLADSAGMATGIVTTTRLTHATPAATYAHSPDRNWENDTDLPDAARTAGCQDIAQQLLWTARYGRGPQVVLGGGRSQFQTVQERDPEYDDKVGLRLDGRDLIAEWKQAHPQGAYVWNEQQLKDAAGAPALLGLFQPDHMQFDHDRNRTAQGEPSLTEMTRTAIQSLSRDPNGFALMVEGGRIDHANHAGNAYRALDETVSLSDAVRTAVQTASPDTLIIVTADHSHTLNFVGYPVRGNPILGKVRGTGGEEGDRTQLATDLAGQPYTTLSYANGPGHTGASNAQPAGPKKFPHEPSSSEPAAGRPDLTHVDTEAPSYMQESLVPTKSESHGGEDVGIWATGPGSAAFRGTLEENVIYHVIVQATPRLRERLCKAGTCDSAGVPVELPKPTTFETATKR, encoded by the coding sequence ATGCCGATGCGCTACCGCCTGCCTGCCCTCGTCGCCCTAACCACGCTGTGCGTGGTCGCCTGCGCCTCCACTGCCAGAACCAGCGCCTCTGCACCCGCGTCGGTGCGGGTAGAGGTGCCGCAGGTGACACATCCCGCTGGCGAGACGCCGCAATGGTGGTACCGCTCCAGCGCGTCACGTGCGGCCGGCAATGGCGCCATGGCCGGCCGCGCGCGCAACGTGATCCTGTTTCTGGGCGATGGGATGAGCCTGACCACTGTGGCCGCCGCACGCATCCTGGACGGCCAGCGCAAGGGCGGGCCGGGCGAAGAGAACCTGTTGTCATGGGAACAGTTTCCGGCTACCGCCTTCAGCAAGACTTACAACACCGATTCACAGACGCCGGATTCGGCCGGCACCATGACCGCCATCACCACCGGCGTGAAGTCGCACATGGGCGCGATCGGCGTCAGTAGCGGCAACCGCAGCGACTGCGCCGACAGCCTGGGCAAAGGTCTGTTGAGCTGGCTGCAACTGGCCGACAGCGCCGGCATGGCGACCGGGATCGTCACCACCACCCGACTCACCCACGCCACCCCGGCCGCGACCTATGCCCATTCGCCGGACCGCAACTGGGAAAACGACACCGACCTGCCCGACGCCGCACGCACCGCCGGCTGCCAGGACATCGCCCAGCAATTGCTCTGGACCGCGCGTTACGGGCGCGGCCCGCAAGTGGTGCTAGGCGGCGGACGCAGCCAGTTCCAGACCGTGCAGGAGCGCGACCCGGAATACGACGACAAGGTCGGCCTGCGCCTGGACGGCCGCGATCTGATCGCCGAGTGGAAGCAGGCGCACCCGCAAGGCGCGTATGTATGGAACGAACAGCAATTAAAGGACGCTGCCGGTGCGCCTGCGTTGCTGGGCCTGTTCCAGCCGGATCACATGCAGTTCGATCACGACCGCAACCGCACTGCGCAAGGCGAGCCCAGCCTGACCGAGATGACGCGCACCGCGATCCAGTCGCTGTCGCGCGACCCGAACGGCTTCGCGCTCATGGTCGAAGGCGGTCGTATCGACCACGCCAACCACGCCGGCAACGCCTACCGCGCACTCGATGAAACCGTCTCGCTATCCGATGCGGTGCGCACCGCCGTGCAGACCGCGTCACCGGACACGCTGATCATCGTCACCGCCGACCATTCGCACACGCTCAACTTCGTCGGCTACCCGGTGCGCGGCAACCCGATCCTGGGCAAGGTGCGTGGCACCGGCGGCGAAGAAGGCGACCGCACCCAGCTGGCCACCGATCTGGCCGGGCAGCCCTACACTACGCTGAGCTACGCAAACGGCCCCGGTCATACCGGTGCCAGCAACGCGCAGCCGGCCGGCCCGAAGAAATTCCCGCACGAACCCAGCAGCAGCGAACCCGCAGCCGGCCGCCCGGACTTGACCCATGTCGACACCGAAGCGCCCAGCTACATGCAGGAATCGCTGGTACCGACCAAGTCCGAGAGCCATGGCGGCGAAGACGTGGGCATCTGGGCGACGGGCCCGGGCAGCGCGGCGTTCCGCGGCACCTTGGAAGAGAACGTCATTTACCACGTCATCGTGCAGGCCACCCCGCGCCTGCGCGAGCGCCTGTGCAAGGCCGGCACCTGCGACAGCGCCGGCGTGCCGGTGGAGTTGCCGAAGCCGACCACGTTCGAGACTGCGACCAAGCGGTGA
- a CDS encoding dicarboxylate/amino acid:cation symporter, with the protein MTLVSAWLRIPFWQRVAAGFFLGALAGWAVGPATDVWFGPLGELYVTLIRMIAIPLVFFAVINAISSLHGQKSVAALGGRTFLWFVITAALAVGVGLAVGTLMQPGAGHFSLSVDSAWKPRDVPSPIQVLLDVVPSNPFYALTGIGTKTNAAGETVLAAGRGSILPVIFFAALLGFAMVKLGERVAEARKLTAQLSDIMIQVTRFVLEMTPLGTFGLIASLVGSYGFEKLLPFGNFVLALYVACAFHIVVVYSSLLLLHGLNPWKFFRGAMPGMQVAFVSSSSLAAMPVAMRSISHNLGVSKDYAAFAVPLGASIKMDGCGAIFPALCAVFIAQYTGVPLTANQYFVVLIASVLGSFGTAGVPGTAVIMATVVLSAANLPLEVIGYLYAIDRILDMMRTMTNVTGQMLVPVLVAKETGLLDRSIYESASNNVGLEDPPTDRATPLR; encoded by the coding sequence ATGACATTGGTCTCGGCCTGGTTGCGCATTCCGTTCTGGCAGCGCGTTGCGGCTGGCTTCTTCCTCGGCGCGCTGGCTGGCTGGGCCGTGGGCCCGGCGACCGATGTGTGGTTCGGCCCGCTCGGCGAGCTTTACGTCACGCTGATCAGGATGATCGCGATTCCGCTGGTGTTCTTCGCGGTGATCAATGCGATCTCCTCGCTGCATGGGCAGAAATCCGTTGCAGCGCTCGGTGGGCGCACGTTCTTGTGGTTCGTCATCACCGCGGCGCTAGCGGTGGGTGTGGGCCTTGCTGTCGGCACGCTGATGCAGCCTGGCGCCGGCCATTTCAGCCTGAGCGTTGATTCGGCCTGGAAACCGCGCGATGTGCCCAGCCCGATCCAGGTGCTGCTGGATGTGGTGCCGTCCAACCCGTTCTACGCACTGACCGGCATCGGCACCAAGACCAATGCGGCGGGCGAGACGGTATTGGCCGCAGGCCGCGGCTCGATCCTGCCGGTGATCTTCTTCGCTGCGCTGCTGGGCTTTGCGATGGTCAAGCTAGGTGAGCGTGTGGCCGAGGCGCGCAAGCTCACCGCGCAACTGAGCGACATCATGATTCAGGTCACCCGCTTCGTGCTGGAGATGACCCCGCTCGGTACCTTCGGTCTGATCGCTAGCCTGGTTGGTAGCTATGGCTTCGAGAAACTGCTGCCGTTTGGCAACTTCGTGCTGGCGCTGTATGTGGCCTGCGCGTTCCATATTGTGGTGGTCTACAGCAGTTTGTTGCTGCTGCATGGGCTGAACCCATGGAAGTTCTTCCGCGGCGCTATGCCGGGCATGCAGGTGGCATTCGTCAGTTCGTCGAGCCTTGCCGCCATGCCGGTAGCGATGCGCTCGATCTCGCATAACCTGGGCGTCAGCAAGGATTACGCCGCCTTCGCTGTGCCCCTGGGCGCCAGCATCAAGATGGATGGCTGCGGCGCAATCTTCCCGGCGCTGTGTGCGGTATTTATCGCGCAATACACCGGCGTGCCGCTGACTGCCAATCAATACTTCGTGGTGTTGATCGCCTCAGTGCTGGGCAGCTTCGGCACTGCTGGCGTTCCGGGTACTGCGGTGATCATGGCTACGGTGGTACTGAGTGCGGCCAATCTGCCATTGGAAGTCATCGGCTATCTGTATGCGATTGACCGCATCCTCGACATGATGCGCACCATGACCAACGTCACCGGGCAGATGTTGGTACCTGTGCTGGTGGCCAAGGAAACCGGCTTGCTCGACAGGAGCATCTACGAATCGGCATCGAACAACGTCGGGCTGGAAGATCCGCCGACCGATCGCGCCACGCCGCTGCGCTAA
- a CDS encoding IS5 family transposase — protein MQLTFGDAEGLGKRKQTRCEIFLAEMEQVVPWRHLLGLISPHYPVSGRPGRQPYALATMLRIHLQQQWYALSDPAMEEALHEIRTLRRFARLGGLDNVPDETTILNFRRLLETHGLAARMLEAVNAHLVRKGQSLRSGTIVDATLIAAPSSTKNTDRARDPEMHQTKKGNQWYFGMKAPIGVDEFSGLVHHVRCTAANVADVTVTHALLHGKEDSVFGDSGYTGADKREELQTCKAGFFIAAKRSTIQAIGNKRERRQEERWEYFKASVRAKVEHPFRVIKRQFGYTKVRYRGLARNTAHVLTLFALSNLWMVRRQLLPARG, from the coding sequence ATGCAACTGACGTTCGGTGACGCTGAAGGTTTGGGCAAGCGCAAGCAGACTCGCTGCGAGATCTTCCTGGCCGAGATGGAGCAGGTGGTTCCGTGGAGGCATTTGCTCGGACTGATCTCGCCGCACTATCCGGTGTCGGGGCGGCCTGGTCGACAGCCGTACGCACTGGCGACGATGTTGCGGATTCATTTGCAGCAGCAGTGGTATGCGTTGAGCGATCCGGCGATGGAAGAAGCGTTGCACGAGATCCGGACCTTGCGCCGTTTTGCCCGGCTCGGCGGTTTGGACAATGTTCCCGACGAGACCACGATTCTCAACTTTCGCCGCTTGCTGGAAACCCATGGCCTTGCAGCGCGGATGCTGGAGGCCGTCAACGCGCATCTGGTGCGCAAGGGTCAGAGCCTGCGGTCCGGCACGATCGTCGATGCAACCCTGATCGCTGCGCCCAGTTCGACCAAGAACACCGACCGCGCGCGCGACCCTGAAATGCATCAGACCAAGAAAGGCAATCAGTGGTATTTCGGGATGAAGGCACCCATCGGCGTGGATGAGTTTTCCGGGCTGGTGCACCACGTCCGTTGTACGGCTGCCAATGTGGCCGATGTCACGGTGACCCACGCATTGCTGCACGGCAAAGAAGACAGTGTGTTCGGCGACAGCGGCTACACCGGTGCGGACAAACGCGAAGAACTGCAGACCTGCAAGGCTGGTTTTTTCATTGCCGCCAAGCGTTCGACGATTCAAGCCATTGGCAATAAACGCGAGCGCCGCCAGGAAGAACGTTGGGAATACTTCAAAGCAAGTGTGCGTGCGAAGGTGGAGCATCCATTCCGCGTGATCAAACGCCAGTTTGGCTACACCAAGGTCCGCTATCGCGGCCTGGCCAGGAACACCGCGCATGTGCTGACCCTGTTCGCACTATCCAATCTGTGGATGGTGCGCCGGCAGTTGCTGCCGGCCAGGGGATAA
- a CDS encoding polyhydroxyalkanoate depolymerase, with amino-acid sequence MLYQLHELTRNLLAPWVHQAQANAKMFSDPDSLWASLPGAERMAATNELFHRLGKEYEKPAWALDDVEVDGHSLPIIEREVLSKPFCRLLRFKRFSDHVELIGKMKQQPAVLVVAPLSGHHATLLRDTVRTLLRNHKVYVTDWVDARMVPLEAGAFRLEDYIGYIQEFIRHIGVERLHVVSVCQPTVPVLAAVSLMASNDEPTPRSLVMMGGPIDARRSPTQVNNLATENGIEWFQNNLIHTVPFPYPGQGRQVYPGFLQHAGFLSMNPNRHVMSHWDFYIDLVKGDLQDAQAHRQFYDEYNAVLDMPAEYYLDTIRVVFQDFLLPQGKWKVDGQLVKPSAIRKTALLSIEGELDNMAGLGQTEAVHDLCTGIDAAHRRHMVVEGAGHYGIFSGRRWREVVYPQVREFIGRYDADPVGSRDPATVTSIRRRSKRA; translated from the coding sequence ATGCTTTATCAACTGCATGAGCTAACCCGCAATCTTCTAGCCCCTTGGGTGCATCAGGCCCAGGCGAACGCAAAGATGTTTTCCGACCCCGACAGCCTGTGGGCATCGCTTCCTGGCGCCGAACGCATGGCCGCCACCAACGAGCTGTTCCATCGGCTGGGCAAGGAATACGAAAAGCCCGCCTGGGCGCTCGACGATGTCGAGGTCGACGGCCACTCGCTGCCGATCATCGAACGCGAGGTGCTAAGCAAGCCGTTCTGTCGCCTGCTGCGCTTCAAGCGTTTCAGCGACCATGTCGAGCTGATCGGCAAAATGAAGCAGCAGCCGGCCGTGCTGGTGGTTGCGCCGTTGTCCGGGCACCACGCAACTTTGCTGCGCGACACCGTGCGCACGCTGCTGCGCAACCACAAGGTCTATGTGACCGACTGGGTGGATGCGCGCATGGTGCCGCTGGAAGCCGGCGCGTTCCGGCTCGAGGACTACATCGGTTACATCCAGGAATTCATCCGCCACATCGGAGTCGAGCGCTTGCATGTGGTAAGCGTGTGCCAGCCAACCGTGCCGGTACTGGCGGCGGTGTCGCTGATGGCCTCCAATGACGAGCCAACGCCGCGCTCGCTGGTGATGATGGGCGGCCCGATCGACGCACGGCGCAGTCCGACCCAGGTCAATAACCTGGCAACGGAAAACGGCATTGAGTGGTTTCAGAACAACCTGATCCACACTGTGCCTTTTCCTTATCCGGGCCAGGGACGTCAGGTCTATCCGGGCTTTTTGCAGCACGCCGGCTTCCTGTCGATGAACCCGAATCGTCACGTAATGTCGCACTGGGATTTCTACATCGACTTGGTCAAGGGCGATCTGCAGGATGCGCAGGCGCATCGTCAGTTCTATGACGAATACAATGCCGTGCTCGACATGCCGGCCGAGTATTACCTCGACACCATTCGCGTCGTGTTCCAGGACTTCTTGTTGCCGCAGGGCAAGTGGAAAGTGGACGGCCAGTTGGTCAAGCCGTCTGCGATCCGCAAGACCGCGTTGCTCAGCATTGAAGGCGAACTGGACAATATGGCTGGCCTTGGCCAGACCGAAGCGGTGCACGATCTATGCACCGGCATCGATGCTGCGCATCGCCGGCATATGGTGGTAGAAGGCGCTGGCCACTACGGTATCTTCAGCGGCCGGCGCTGGCGCGAGGTGGTATATCCGCAGGTACGCGAATTCATCGGTCGCTACGATGCAGATCCGGTGGGCAGCCGCGACCCTGCCACTGTAACGTCGATCCGCAGGCGCAGCAAACGCGCTTGA
- the htpG gene encoding molecular chaperone HtpG, with translation MTVDTDKQTLGFQTEVKQLLQLMIHSLYSNKEIFLRELVSNAADAADKLRFEALVKPELLEGSSDLRIRVDYDKDTRTITIDDNGIGMSREDAVSHLGTIAKSGTADFLKHLSGDQKKDANLIGQFGVGFYSAFIVADQVDVYSRRAGLPAEEGVHWSSRGEGEFEVASVDKPERGTRIVLHLKEGEDSFADGWTLRGILKKYSDHIGLPIEMRKEHYGEQADTPADPEWEAVNRASALWTRPKSEIKDEQYQEFYKHVAHDAGNPLAWSHNKVEGKLEYTSLLFVPGRAPFDLYHRDSAKGLKLYVQRVFIMDQAEQFLPLYLRFIKGVVDSSDLSLNVSREILQSGPVVDSMKSALTKRSLDMLEKLSKDKPDDYATFWRNFGQALKEGPAEDYANREKIAGLLRFSSTHDTTGAQSVGLADYLSRLAEGQDKLYYLTGESYAQIKDSPHLEVFRKKGIEVLLLTDRIDEWLMSYLTEFDGKSFVDVARGDLDLGKLDSEEDKKAQEEVAKSKEGLASRIKAALGDDVAEVRVSHRLTDSPAILAIGQGDLGLQMRQLLEASGQAVPESKPVFEFNPAHPLIEKLDAEADMDRFGDLSRVLFDQAALAAGDSLKDPAGYVRRLNKLLLELSA, from the coding sequence ATGACCGTTGACACCGACAAGCAAACGCTTGGCTTCCAGACCGAGGTCAAGCAGCTTCTGCAGCTGATGATCCATTCGTTGTACTCGAACAAGGAAATCTTCTTGCGCGAGCTGGTTTCCAATGCCGCCGACGCCGCCGACAAGCTACGTTTTGAAGCGTTGGTCAAGCCCGAGCTGCTGGAAGGCAGCAGCGATCTACGCATCCGCGTGGACTACGACAAGGACACGCGCACCATCACCATCGACGATAACGGCATCGGCATGAGCCGCGAAGATGCGGTGTCGCATCTGGGCACCATCGCCAAGTCCGGCACTGCCGACTTCCTCAAGCACCTGAGCGGCGATCAAAAGAAGGACGCCAACCTGATCGGCCAGTTCGGCGTGGGCTTCTATAGCGCCTTCATCGTGGCCGACCAGGTGGACGTGTATTCGCGTCGTGCCGGCCTGCCCGCCGAGGAAGGCGTGCATTGGTCCTCGCGTGGCGAAGGCGAATTCGAAGTTGCCAGCGTCGACAAGCCCGAGCGCGGCACCCGCATCGTGCTGCATCTGAAGGAAGGCGAAGACAGCTTCGCCGATGGCTGGACGCTGCGCGGCATCCTCAAGAAATACTCCGACCACATCGGCCTGCCGATCGAAATGCGCAAAGAGCATTACGGCGAACAGGCCGATACGCCGGCCGATCCAGAGTGGGAGGCAGTCAACCGCGCCAGCGCGCTGTGGACGCGACCCAAGTCCGAGATCAAAGACGAGCAATATCAGGAGTTCTACAAGCATGTGGCGCACGACGCGGGCAATCCGCTGGCATGGAGCCACAACAAGGTCGAAGGCAAGCTGGAATACACTTCGCTGCTGTTCGTCCCCGGCCGCGCCCCATTCGACCTGTATCACCGCGACTCGGCCAAGGGCCTGAAGCTGTATGTGCAGCGCGTTTTCATCATGGACCAGGCCGAGCAGTTCCTGCCGCTGTACCTGCGCTTCATCAAGGGCGTGGTGGATTCGTCCGACCTGTCGCTCAACGTCTCGCGCGAAATACTGCAATCCGGCCCGGTGGTGGATTCGATGAAGTCCGCACTGACCAAGCGCTCGTTGGACATGCTGGAAAAGCTGTCCAAGGACAAGCCGGACGACTATGCGACGTTCTGGCGCAACTTCGGCCAAGCGTTGAAGGAAGGCCCGGCCGAAGATTATGCCAACCGCGAAAAGATCGCCGGCCTGCTTCGGTTCTCCTCCACGCACGACACCACCGGCGCGCAGAGCGTTGGCCTGGCCGATTACCTCAGCCGTCTGGCCGAAGGTCAGGACAAGCTGTACTACCTCACCGGCGAAAGCTACGCGCAGATCAAGGACAGCCCGCATCTGGAAGTGTTCCGCAAGAAGGGCATCGAAGTGCTGCTGCTCACCGACCGCATCGACGAATGGTTGATGAGCTACCTCACCGAATTCGACGGCAAGTCGTTCGTGGACGTGGCACGCGGCGATCTGGATCTGGGCAAGCTGGATTCGGAAGAAGACAAGAAGGCACAGGAAGAAGTCGCCAAGTCCAAGGAAGGCTTGGCCTCGCGCATCAAGGCCGCCCTCGGCGACGACGTGGCCGAAGTGCGCGTCTCGCACCGCCTGACCGACTCCCCGGCTATTCTCGCCATCGGCCAGGGCGACCTGGGCCTGCAGATGCGTCAGCTACTGGAAGCCAGCGGCCAGGCCGTGCCGGAAAGCAAGCCGGTGTTCGAATTCAACCCGGCCCACCCGCTGATCGAAAAACTCGATGCCGAAGCCGACATGGACCGCTTCGGCGATTTGAGCCGGGTGTTGTTCGATCAGGCTGCTTTGGCGGCGGGCGATAGTCTTAAGGACCCGGCTGGGTATGTAAGGCGGTTGAATAAGTTGTTGCTGGAACTGTCGGCCTGA
- the rsmD gene encoding 16S rRNA (guanine(966)-N(2))-methyltransferase RsmD, which translates to MSRPARPAPRGAEGQVRIVGGRWRNTRLAVPELPGLRPSSDRVRETVFNWLMPRLPGARVLDLFAGSGALGLEAVSRGAAHATLIERDPGLVQRLREHVTRLDAVAQVQVLQEDALRWLERAPAAQANIVFVDPPFAAGLWPSVLERLPVHLAADAWLYLEAPADAPPQVPAGWHLHREGATRQVRYALYRQPAATLKSDQTPVVSV; encoded by the coding sequence ATGAGCCGCCCGGCACGGCCGGCGCCACGCGGCGCGGAAGGGCAGGTGCGCATCGTCGGCGGACGCTGGCGCAATACGCGGCTGGCGGTGCCCGAGTTGCCCGGCCTGCGCCCGAGCAGCGACCGCGTCCGCGAGACGGTGTTCAATTGGCTGATGCCGCGTCTGCCTGGTGCGCGCGTGCTGGATCTGTTCGCCGGGTCCGGCGCGCTGGGCCTGGAGGCGGTGTCGCGCGGCGCTGCGCACGCAACGCTGATCGAACGCGACCCTGGCCTGGTGCAACGGCTACGCGAGCACGTGACCAGACTCGATGCGGTCGCCCAGGTCCAGGTGCTGCAGGAAGACGCGCTGCGGTGGCTGGAACGCGCGCCCGCGGCCCAAGCCAACATCGTGTTCGTCGATCCGCCGTTCGCCGCCGGCCTGTGGCCCAGCGTGCTGGAACGGCTGCCCGTACATCTGGCCGCCGATGCCTGGCTGTACCTGGAAGCGCCGGCCGATGCGCCGCCGCAGGTGCCGGCCGGCTGGCACCTGCATCGTGAGGGCGCCACCCGGCAGGTGCGCTATGCGCTGTACCGCCAGCCCGCTGCTACACTGAAAAGCGATCAGACCCCGGTAGTTTCCGTATGA